In Sandaracinaceae bacterium, the following proteins share a genomic window:
- a CDS encoding HDIG domain-containing protein, with the protein MDPDDTRDRAVTALRWAESTCVTGEPHAPVVEGAADDDDAAMDDDSDVPEPSAVPEGVAPAKLPPEAFRSLPLATLRASFDAILLSKRPDVGLDALLAIGALDAILPEISAMVGFGDGEWKHKDVWLHTKQVVKQSVPRLEVRWGALLHDIGKLRTRRIDESGGVTFYGHSEVGARMFERKVADRLGFEGELRDRVHFLILHHLRPGQYKESWTDAAVRRFYKQMDGGLTDLLDLGRADITTKRAERRRRGVRQISLLKKRIEGIRDEDGKLPPLPKGLGTRLISDLGVPPSRRLGDLVRALEVDVENGLIEARQDIDYYVEYVRANAARFELGSEG; encoded by the coding sequence ATGGACCCCGACGACACGCGCGACCGTGCTGTCACCGCGCTGCGCTGGGCCGAGTCCACGTGCGTGACCGGAGAGCCTCACGCGCCCGTCGTGGAAGGCGCCGCCGATGACGACGACGCGGCTATGGACGACGACAGCGATGTCCCCGAGCCGAGCGCCGTGCCCGAGGGTGTGGCTCCTGCGAAGCTCCCGCCCGAGGCCTTCCGTTCTCTGCCGCTGGCCACGCTGCGGGCCAGCTTCGACGCCATCCTGCTGTCCAAGCGGCCGGACGTGGGGCTCGACGCGCTGCTCGCCATCGGTGCGCTGGACGCCATCCTGCCGGAGATCTCGGCCATGGTCGGCTTCGGCGACGGCGAGTGGAAGCACAAGGACGTGTGGCTGCACACCAAGCAGGTGGTGAAGCAGTCCGTGCCCCGCCTCGAGGTGCGCTGGGGCGCGCTCCTGCACGACATCGGCAAGCTTCGCACGCGCCGCATCGACGAGAGCGGCGGCGTCACGTTCTACGGCCACAGCGAGGTGGGCGCGCGCATGTTCGAGCGCAAGGTGGCCGACCGGCTGGGCTTCGAGGGCGAGCTGCGCGACCGCGTGCACTTCTTGATCCTCCACCACCTGCGCCCGGGTCAGTACAAAGAGTCCTGGACCGACGCCGCCGTGCGCCGCTTCTACAAGCAAATGGACGGCGGGCTGACCGACCTCTTGGACCTCGGACGCGCGGACATCACCACCAAGCGGGCGGAGCGTCGCCGCCGCGGCGTGCGCCAGATCAGCCTGCTGAAGAAGCGCATCGAGGGCATCCGCGACGAGGACGGCAAGCTGCCGCCGCTGCCCAAGGGCCTCGGCACGCGCCTCATCTCGGACCTGGGGGTGCCGCCCAGCCGGCGCCTGGGTGACCTGGTGCGCGCCCTCGAGGTAGACGTCGAGAACGGGCTCATCGAAGCGCGTCAGGACATCGACTACTACGTGGAGTACGTGCGGGCCAACGCGGCGCGCTTCGAGCTCGGCAGCGAGGGCTGA
- a CDS encoding UDP-N-acetylmuramate--L-alanine ligase — MFRGKIRSIHFIGIGGVGMSGIAEVLLDYGFEVTGSDLRMNDYASRLVDKGAKVALGHAAENVASADVVVFSSAVSPKNPEIVEARLRGVPVIPRAEMLGELMRLKDGIAIAGSHGKTTTTSLVATVLRDAGLDPTVVIGGKLNALGSGAASGAGDLLVAEADESDGSFLHLTPGIAVITNIDPEHLDHYGTLEAVKEAFIGFANRVPFYGLVVACLDHPNVQDILPSIDKRIVTYGLAAQADYRARNPKFSGLAMTFSVFRRGEALGDFEVRMPGIHNVLNALATIAVADELGVPHDKLREALRTFGGVQRRFTIVGEHEGVTIVDDYGHHPAEVQVTLDAAQRAYGRRLVVAFQPHRYTRTRDCFLDLTRCFNRADVLFLTDVYAAGEEPIRGADSAALVDAIRAHGHRDVTLINDRKDLVAAMRARIRPGDVVLTLGAGDITKTGRELLADMTTAP; from the coding sequence ATGTTTCGCGGAAAGATTCGGTCCATCCACTTCATCGGCATCGGCGGCGTCGGCATGAGCGGCATCGCCGAGGTGCTCCTGGACTACGGCTTCGAGGTCACCGGCTCCGATCTGCGCATGAATGACTACGCGTCGCGCTTGGTGGACAAGGGCGCCAAGGTGGCCCTCGGTCACGCGGCCGAGAACGTGGCCAGCGCGGACGTGGTGGTCTTCTCGTCGGCGGTCTCGCCCAAGAACCCCGAGATCGTGGAGGCGCGGCTGCGCGGCGTGCCCGTCATCCCGCGCGCCGAGATGCTGGGCGAGTTGATGCGCCTCAAGGACGGCATCGCCATCGCCGGCTCGCACGGCAAGACCACCACCACGTCGCTGGTGGCCACCGTGCTGCGTGACGCGGGCTTGGACCCCACCGTGGTCATCGGCGGCAAGCTCAACGCGCTCGGCAGCGGCGCGGCCAGCGGCGCGGGCGACCTCTTGGTGGCCGAGGCCGACGAGTCCGACGGGTCGTTCCTGCACCTCACGCCGGGCATCGCGGTCATCACCAACATCGATCCCGAGCACCTCGACCACTACGGCACGCTCGAGGCCGTGAAGGAAGCGTTCATCGGCTTCGCCAACCGCGTGCCCTTCTATGGCCTGGTGGTGGCCTGCCTCGATCACCCCAACGTGCAGGACATCCTGCCGTCCATCGACAAGCGCATCGTGACCTACGGGCTCGCCGCGCAGGCCGACTACCGTGCGCGCAATCCCAAGTTCTCCGGGCTGGCCATGACCTTCTCGGTCTTCCGCCGCGGTGAGGCGCTGGGCGACTTCGAGGTGCGCATGCCCGGCATCCACAACGTGCTCAACGCGCTGGCCACCATCGCGGTGGCCGACGAGCTGGGCGTGCCGCACGACAAGCTGCGCGAGGCCCTGCGCACGTTCGGCGGCGTGCAGCGGCGCTTCACCATCGTGGGCGAACACGAGGGCGTCACCATCGTGGACGACTACGGGCACCACCCCGCCGAGGTGCAGGTCACCCTGGACGCCGCGCAGCGCGCTTACGGCCGCCGCCTGGTCGTGGCCTTCCAGCCACACCGCTACACGCGCACCCGCGACTGCTTCCTGGACCTCACGCGCTGCTTCAACCGCGCCGACGTGCTGTTCCTCACCGATGTTTACGCGGCCGGCGAAGAGCCTATCCGTGGCGCCGACTCGGCTGCGCTGGTGGACGCCATTCGCGCGCACGGTCATCGCGACGTCACGCTGATCAACGACCGCAAGGACTTGGTGGCGGCGATGCGTGCGCGCATCCGGCCGGGTGACGTGGTGCTCACGCTCGGCGCCGGCGACATCACCAAGACGGGCCGCGAGCTGCTGGCCGACATGACCACCGCTCCGTAG
- a CDS encoding FtsQ-type POTRA domain-containing protein codes for MVPEKAAPPPVPRVSNANRMVALRASIRGFGDRVWQRTRGPLRILAKLVVLVACVIGTIAVGRLIERHVRTSPAFAIRTITFAGHEQLEETELLEASGLSVGQNVFELGPEDVRERLSRHPWIATVEVQRRLPGTFTIDVRERRAVAILALDQLYLVGEDGTVFKQLGAEDLVDLPVIVGIPRDRFVRDRAYRASILLEIVAVMHDYRGVGLWRREPIAEVHVEADDSLSLYVGADTTYVRLGRGPFRDRLQKLRRVFDALDARETRAAYIYADNVRRPDRVTVRLREERELVAAH; via the coding sequence GTGGTCCCCGAGAAGGCTGCTCCGCCACCTGTTCCGCGTGTCTCGAACGCCAACCGGATGGTGGCGCTTCGCGCGAGTATCCGCGGCTTCGGCGACCGTGTCTGGCAGCGCACGCGCGGCCCGCTTCGCATCCTCGCCAAGCTCGTGGTGCTGGTGGCCTGCGTCATCGGCACCATCGCCGTGGGGCGCCTGATCGAGCGGCACGTGCGCACGTCGCCTGCGTTTGCCATCCGTACCATCACGTTCGCGGGCCACGAGCAGCTCGAAGAGACGGAGCTGCTCGAGGCCAGTGGCCTCAGCGTGGGCCAGAACGTCTTCGAGCTGGGTCCGGAGGACGTGCGCGAGCGCCTCTCGCGGCACCCGTGGATCGCCACCGTGGAGGTGCAGCGTCGCCTCCCCGGCACCTTCACCATCGACGTGCGCGAGCGGCGCGCCGTGGCCATCTTGGCGCTCGACCAGCTCTACCTGGTGGGCGAAGACGGCACCGTCTTCAAGCAGCTGGGCGCCGAGGACCTGGTGGACCTGCCCGTCATCGTGGGCATCCCGCGCGACCGCTTCGTGCGTGACCGTGCCTACCGCGCCAGCATCCTGCTCGAGATCGTGGCCGTCATGCACGACTACCGCGGGGTGGGGCTCTGGCGTCGCGAGCCCATCGCCGAGGTCCACGTGGAGGCCGACGACTCGCTGAGCCTCTACGTGGGCGCCGACACCACCTATGTTCGGCTCGGTCGCGGGCCCTTCCGTGACAGGCTGCAGAAGCTGCGCCGCGTGTTCGACGCGCTGGACGCTCGCGAGACCCGCGCGGCCTATATCTACGCCGACAACGTGCGCCGACCCGACCGCGTGACCGTGCGCTTGCGTGAAGAACGCGAGCTCGTCGCGGCCCACTGA
- a CDS encoding DUF2254 domain-containing protein codes for MGTPNDQNWTRIWLLPLSILMGAGLSVFVLSYWLDAGNVSTLWDRLLHPNPTAGQDALGGAAEVISAVLGIAITVVAIVVELAANRYTHRITELFVSEPINFLVTGFFVISALQAVFVGLTFETLPGGELGFVPSWGIVVSMSMLALCLLLLLPYFAFVFAFLSPIAIVHRIQRHTLKVIGSSARRSVADRQAEAVRGVEQLADVGLNAMEHKDKGVSMASVDALQAMVLDYQALRPALGDQWFAVDGELAHNPDFVSMSPGVLDAVTARRIWFEMKILRKYQTLYNEALNKMRDINYLIAINTRHIAESALHAHNKELFDVVVKFFNTYLRATVNARDVRTAYNVLNQYRLLAENALLYENGERAIEVARYFKYYGQVSFSAKLPFILETVAYDLCALNEMAFDVKSPATDALLKLFLEVDKESESDVQEASLRGVRKAQVKLATYYLLKKDEARAREVFRDMRNERHERLASIRDELSGVESSEFWEISDRGVNFDYLEPARKRELHVFFGWFPDLRPARASVLAEQLLPAAVQESMNSREQTLAGPGAGQDPGRRVPHADD; via the coding sequence ATGGGCACTCCCAACGACCAGAATTGGACGCGCATCTGGCTGCTCCCCCTGAGCATCCTGATGGGCGCGGGTCTCTCCGTCTTCGTCCTCTCCTACTGGCTGGACGCGGGGAACGTGAGCACGCTCTGGGACCGGCTGCTCCATCCGAACCCCACGGCTGGACAAGATGCGCTGGGCGGCGCGGCCGAGGTCATCTCGGCGGTGCTCGGCATCGCCATCACGGTCGTCGCCATCGTGGTGGAGCTCGCGGCCAACCGCTACACGCACCGCATCACGGAGCTGTTCGTCAGCGAGCCCATCAACTTCCTGGTCACCGGCTTCTTCGTCATCTCGGCGCTGCAGGCGGTGTTCGTGGGCCTCACGTTCGAGACGCTGCCCGGCGGAGAGCTCGGCTTCGTGCCCAGTTGGGGCATCGTCGTTTCCATGAGCATGCTGGCCCTCTGCCTGCTCTTGCTGCTGCCGTACTTCGCGTTCGTGTTCGCGTTCCTGAGCCCCATCGCCATCGTCCACCGCATCCAGCGGCACACGCTCAAGGTCATCGGCTCGTCGGCGCGTCGCAGCGTGGCGGACCGGCAGGCCGAGGCCGTGCGTGGCGTGGAACAGCTGGCCGACGTGGGCCTGAACGCCATGGAGCACAAGGACAAGGGCGTCTCCATGGCCTCGGTGGACGCGCTCCAGGCCATGGTGCTGGATTACCAGGCGCTGCGTCCGGCCCTGGGCGACCAGTGGTTCGCGGTGGACGGCGAGCTGGCGCACAACCCCGACTTCGTCTCCATGTCGCCGGGCGTCCTGGACGCGGTCACTGCGCGGCGCATCTGGTTCGAGATGAAGATCCTGCGCAAGTACCAGACGCTCTACAACGAAGCGCTGAACAAGATGCGCGACATCAACTACCTGATCGCCATCAACACGCGCCACATCGCGGAGTCGGCGCTGCACGCGCACAACAAAGAGCTGTTCGACGTGGTGGTGAAGTTCTTCAACACGTACCTGCGCGCCACGGTGAACGCGCGCGACGTGCGCACCGCCTACAACGTGCTCAACCAGTACCGCCTGCTGGCCGAGAACGCGCTGCTCTACGAGAACGGTGAGCGGGCCATCGAGGTGGCACGCTACTTCAAGTACTACGGGCAGGTGTCGTTCAGCGCCAAGCTGCCGTTCATCCTCGAGACCGTGGCCTACGACCTGTGCGCGCTGAACGAGATGGCCTTCGACGTGAAGAGCCCGGCCACGGACGCGCTGCTCAAGCTGTTCCTCGAGGTGGACAAGGAGAGCGAGAGCGACGTGCAGGAGGCCAGCCTGCGCGGCGTGCGCAAGGCGCAGGTGAAGCTGGCCACGTACTACCTGCTGAAGAAGGACGAGGCGCGCGCGCGCGAGGTGTTCCGCGACATGCGCAACGAGCGGCACGAGCGCCTGGCGTCCATCCGGGACGAACTCTCCGGCGTGGAGTCCAGCGAGTTCTGGGAGATCAGCGACCGCGGCGTGAATTTCGATTACCTCGAGCCCGCGCGGAAGCGAGAGCTGCACGTGTTCTTCGGCTGGTTCCCCGACCTGCGGCCCGCGCGGGCGTCCGTGCTCGCCGAGCAGCTGCTCCCGGCCGCCGTGCAGGAGAGCATGAACTCCCGTGAGCAGACCCTGGCGGGGCCGGGGGCGGGGCAGGATCCGGGGCGGCGGGTGCCTCACGCGGACGACTGA
- a CDS encoding PspA/IM30 family protein — MIKSNLNSMLDGAEDPEKLISQTIIEMEAEVKRAKRELITTLGASKRIDKEKEETLAEVAVWEDRAVLALRNGDDALAREALKQKARLTKKAGEASARANQNLVAADEMRDTLERVERQIEDLKARKATLAQQVRRARDVPGELAGGGLGSTGTFGELERMSGRIAQLDAEVEAHSVLEDPERLEVDAKFRRLERTGGDGAIEDELEALKARLRE; from the coding sequence GTGATCAAATCGAACCTCAACTCCATGCTGGACGGCGCGGAGGACCCCGAGAAGCTGATCTCCCAGACCATCATCGAGATGGAGGCCGAGGTGAAGCGCGCCAAGCGCGAGCTCATCACCACGCTGGGCGCGTCCAAGCGCATCGACAAAGAGAAGGAAGAGACGCTGGCCGAGGTGGCCGTCTGGGAAGACCGTGCGGTGCTGGCGCTGCGCAACGGAGACGACGCCCTGGCGCGGGAAGCGCTCAAGCAGAAAGCGCGCCTCACCAAGAAGGCCGGCGAGGCTTCGGCGCGGGCCAACCAGAACCTGGTCGCGGCGGACGAGATGCGCGACACGCTCGAGCGCGTGGAGCGTCAGATCGAAGACCTCAAGGCGCGCAAGGCCACCCTCGCGCAGCAGGTGCGGCGGGCGCGTGACGTGCCCGGCGAGCTTGCCGGCGGCGGCCTCGGCAGCACGGGCACCTTCGGCGAGCTCGAGCGCATGAGCGGGCGCATCGCGCAGCTGGACGCCGAGGTGGAGGCGCACTCCGTGCTGGAAGACCCCGAGCGCCTCGAGGTGGATGCCAAGTTCCGACGCCTCGAGCGCACCGGCGGCGATGGCGCCATCGAGGACGAACTCGAAGCCCTGAAGGCGCGCCTGCGCGAATGA
- the ftsA gene encoding cell division protein FtsA, which yields MGASEIIAGLDLGTTKVTVIVAELTDDGLDVIGIGSVPAKGLKKGVVVNIESTVQAIRAAVEQAEAMAGVEINTVFAGIAGSHVSGMNQEGVAAIASREVSQDDVDRVLIQAKAVPLPGDREVIHVLPQEYIVDAQDGIKEPVGMAGVRLEARVHMVTAASSCVANIVKCAERCGLHVAEVVLQPLASAHAVLSDDEKEIGAVLIDIGGGTSDIIVYVDGAVVHTSSIPIGGINLTNDVATGLRTPMAEAERIKIKYGCAATFMIDEDEIIEVPSVGGRAPRTLSRRALCDIIEPRVEEIFVACRHVIAETGYADMLASGAIITGGTTLLDGMPELAEQVLGLPVRRAAPIGIGGLIDVVKSPAYSTGVGLVKYGMTRMQSLPVQEEEIVHVQQGTGLGGRISAWFREVF from the coding sequence ATGGGCGCGAGCGAAATCATTGCAGGGCTTGATCTAGGGACGACGAAGGTCACCGTGATCGTCGCCGAACTCACCGACGATGGCCTCGACGTCATCGGCATCGGGTCGGTCCCGGCGAAGGGCCTCAAGAAGGGCGTGGTCGTCAACATCGAGTCCACGGTCCAGGCCATTCGTGCCGCCGTGGAGCAGGCCGAGGCGATGGCGGGCGTGGAGATCAACACGGTCTTCGCCGGCATCGCGGGCAGCCACGTGAGCGGCATGAACCAAGAGGGTGTCGCCGCCATCGCCAGCCGCGAGGTGTCGCAAGACGACGTGGACCGCGTGCTCATCCAGGCCAAGGCCGTGCCCCTCCCGGGTGACCGCGAGGTCATCCACGTGCTCCCGCAGGAGTACATCGTGGACGCGCAGGACGGCATCAAGGAGCCCGTGGGCATGGCGGGGGTGCGCCTCGAGGCGCGCGTCCACATGGTCACCGCCGCCAGCAGCTGCGTGGCCAACATCGTGAAGTGCGCGGAGCGCTGCGGCCTGCACGTGGCCGAGGTGGTCTTGCAGCCGCTCGCCAGCGCCCACGCGGTGCTCAGCGACGACGAGAAGGAGATCGGCGCCGTGCTGATCGACATCGGCGGCGGCACCAGCGACATCATCGTCTACGTGGACGGCGCGGTGGTGCACACCAGCTCCATCCCGATCGGCGGCATCAACCTCACCAACGACGTGGCGACCGGCTTGCGGACGCCCATGGCCGAGGCCGAGCGCATCAAGATCAAGTACGGCTGCGCCGCCACCTTCATGATCGACGAGGACGAGATCATCGAGGTCCCCTCGGTGGGTGGCCGCGCTCCCCGCACGCTCTCGCGTCGCGCGCTGTGTGACATCATCGAGCCGCGCGTGGAAGAGATCTTCGTGGCGTGTCGGCACGTGATCGCCGAGACCGGCTACGCGGACATGCTGGCCTCGGGCGCCATCATCACCGGCGGCACCACGCTGCTGGATGGCATGCCCGAGCTGGCCGAGCAGGTTCTGGGGCTCCCCGTCCGACGGGCGGCACCGATTGGCATCGGGGGCTTGATCGATGTGGTCAAGAGCCCCGCGTATTCGACGGGGGTGGGCCTCGTGAAGTACGGCATGACGCGGATGCAGTCTCTCCCCGTGCAAGAGGAAGAGATCGTCCACGTGCAGCAGGGCACCGGCCTCGGCGGGCGCATCAGCGCCTGGTTCCGAGAGGTCTTCTGA
- the hisC gene encoding histidinol-phosphate transaminase encodes MSDPLTALRALVPETTRALTAYRVPATPPPIKLDANESPWPLPRAARTRLAEALAQVELHRYPDGRAQGVRAGLAARHGGKPDDYVLGSGSDEVIAMLMTACNQPRAGRPRATVLFPTPTFVMYGITSRALGLEPVEVPLTADFDLDEAALMEAFERAQPNLAFYASPNNPTGNRFDDAILERIVQAFPGTLHIVDEAYGPFASRSLYTWCDRYPQVGTLGTLSKIGVAAARVGWVRLHAELAAEVEKVRQPFNLNALSQVTAELALGELAGVLDEQVASIIAERARLVAGLESDPRLHVYPSEANFVLVRVSGDSQALADDLLSRGVAVRSFQKYGGRLVGHLRITVGTPSENEALLEALAASR; translated from the coding sequence ATGTCCGACCCGCTCACCGCGCTCCGCGCGCTCGTCCCCGAGACCACCCGTGCGCTGACCGCCTACCGCGTGCCGGCCACGCCGCCGCCCATCAAGCTGGACGCCAACGAGAGCCCCTGGCCGTTGCCCCGCGCGGCACGCACGCGCCTCGCGGAAGCGCTGGCGCAGGTGGAGCTGCACCGCTACCCCGACGGGCGCGCGCAGGGTGTGCGGGCAGGCCTCGCGGCGCGACATGGCGGAAAGCCCGACGACTACGTGCTGGGCTCCGGCAGCGACGAGGTCATCGCCATGCTGATGACGGCTTGCAACCAGCCGCGCGCTGGGCGCCCACGCGCCACGGTGCTGTTCCCCACGCCCACCTTCGTGATGTACGGCATCACGTCGCGCGCCCTCGGGCTCGAGCCCGTGGAGGTGCCGCTCACGGCCGACTTCGACCTGGACGAGGCCGCGCTCATGGAGGCGTTCGAGCGCGCGCAGCCCAACCTGGCGTTCTACGCGAGCCCGAACAACCCCACGGGCAACCGCTTCGACGACGCCATCCTCGAGCGCATCGTGCAGGCGTTCCCCGGCACGCTGCACATCGTGGACGAGGCCTACGGCCCGTTCGCGTCGCGCTCGCTCTACACCTGGTGTGACCGCTACCCGCAGGTAGGCACGCTTGGCACGCTCAGCAAGATCGGCGTCGCGGCCGCGCGCGTGGGCTGGGTGCGCCTGCACGCCGAGCTCGCCGCCGAGGTGGAGAAGGTGCGCCAGCCCTTCAACCTGAACGCGCTCAGCCAGGTCACGGCGGAGCTGGCGCTCGGCGAGCTGGCCGGGGTCTTGGACGAACAGGTGGCTTCCATCATCGCGGAGCGAGCCCGCTTGGTGGCGGGCCTCGAGAGCGACCCGCGCCTGCACGTGTACCCGAGCGAAGCCAACTTCGTGCTGGTTCGCGTCAGCGGCGACAGCCAGGCGCTGGCCGACGACCTGCTGTCACGCGGCGTGGCGGTGCGCAGCTTCCAGAAGTACGGCGGCCGCTTGGTGGGCCACCTGCGCATCACGGTGGGCACGCCGAGCGAGAATGAGGCGCTGCTGGAGGCGTTGGCCGCCTCGCGGTGA
- the ftsZ gene encoding cell division protein FtsZ — MAISIEFADDAALHARIKVVGVGGSGGNALNTMIASGLEGVEFIAANTDAQALESNLAPIKIQLGPQLTKGLGAGGNPEIGRKSALEDVQRLAEVLAGADMVFVTAGMGGGTGTGAAPIVAQIARDAGALTVGVVTKPFSFEGNRRGKNAIYGIRELVDSVDSIITIPNEKLLLLGDDDLSMLDAFQRADDVLLQAVQGISDLIINHGMINVDFADVKTIMSYTGRALMGTGYAKGEHRALNAAQYAINSPLLDDITIDGAKGILLSFTAGPDIKLREINEAASLVQSAAHEDVEIIFGVVTDPDMNDTVKVTVIATGFEDEVRAAAEAHGAQSTLQQQLTQTGRYSMPAARGTRPSAPAFRDAIGSSRPSRRPNEVARQASVPPAPPVPTRAFGASALHDEAVLDIPAYMRRSTPAATRD, encoded by the coding sequence ATGGCTATCTCGATTGAGTTTGCAGACGACGCGGCTCTTCACGCGCGGATCAAAGTGGTGGGTGTTGGTGGGAGCGGCGGCAACGCCCTCAACACGATGATCGCGAGCGGCCTCGAAGGCGTCGAGTTCATCGCGGCCAACACGGATGCACAGGCGCTCGAGAGCAACCTGGCGCCCATCAAGATCCAGCTCGGGCCGCAGCTCACCAAGGGCCTCGGCGCGGGCGGCAACCCCGAGATCGGCCGCAAGTCGGCGCTCGAGGACGTGCAGCGCTTGGCCGAGGTGCTGGCCGGCGCCGACATGGTCTTCGTGACGGCCGGCATGGGCGGCGGCACCGGCACCGGCGCGGCTCCCATCGTGGCGCAGATCGCTCGCGATGCGGGTGCGCTCACGGTGGGCGTGGTGACCAAGCCCTTCTCCTTCGAGGGCAACCGCCGCGGCAAGAACGCGATCTACGGCATTCGTGAGCTGGTCGACTCGGTCGACAGCATCATCACCATCCCGAACGAGAAGCTGCTGCTGCTCGGCGACGACGACCTGTCGATGTTGGACGCGTTTCAGCGCGCCGACGACGTGCTCCTCCAGGCCGTCCAGGGCATCAGCGACCTGATCATCAACCACGGCATGATCAACGTGGACTTCGCCGACGTGAAGACCATCATGAGCTACACGGGCCGGGCGCTCATGGGCACCGGCTACGCCAAGGGCGAGCACCGCGCGCTCAACGCAGCCCAGTACGCCATCAACTCGCCGCTGCTCGACGACATCACCATCGACGGCGCGAAGGGCATCCTGCTCAGCTTCACGGCGGGTCCGGACATCAAGCTCCGCGAAATCAACGAGGCCGCTTCTCTGGTGCAGTCCGCTGCCCACGAGGACGTGGAGATCATCTTCGGCGTGGTCACCGACCCGGACATGAACGACACCGTGAAGGTGACCGTCATCGCCACCGGCTTCGAAGACGAAGTGCGCGCGGCGGCCGAGGCTCACGGCGCACAGTCCACGCTCCAGCAGCAGCTGACGCAGACCGGTCGCTACAGCATGCCGGCGGCTCGCGGCACGCGGCCCAGCGCGCCCGCCTTCCGTGACGCCATCGGCAGCAGCCGCCCGTCGCGTCGCCCCAACGAGGTGGCGCGCCAGGCTTCGGTGCCGCCCGCGCCGCCCGTCCCCACGCGCGCGTTCGGGGCCAGCGCCCTGCACGACGAGGCCGTGCTGGACATCCCGGCCTACATGCGCCGCAGCACGCCGGCTGCCACGCGCGACTGA
- a CDS encoding beta-lactamase family protein: protein MVTTSASTRLAILISLTSVWLPACASDGDPCDAQYETPATFDPALAAELQAVLDANLAASSAPGATLTVHVPGQGTFAGAAGMRDIAGGLPVLPRTRFRVGSITKAFAAAALLRFVEQGDLELGDSPGALLPDLGLDPTITFQQVLSHTAGLFNFTDDRGFLALSREAWEPEEIVDWSLMHGPVGAPGERYLYSNTGFYVVGLALEELSGQPFHEHVRDVVLDPLALSDTSEEQHEGRDCGMSEGYVVTGAAATDDIDMSWTWAAGGLVSTGVDLCRWAEALYRGDFLSPASRAALLEWTPQSIDASDPYGLATQRATRGGHQVVGHTGSTMGFKGELFIDLETGVCVAVLLNDFVSTPSAISQPAWTAVFDALAP, encoded by the coding sequence ATGGTCACGACCTCAGCGTCCACGCGTCTCGCCATCCTGATCTCGCTGACGAGCGTGTGGCTCCCCGCTTGCGCCAGCGACGGCGACCCCTGCGACGCGCAGTACGAGACTCCGGCCACGTTCGACCCCGCGCTCGCGGCCGAGCTGCAAGCGGTGCTGGACGCGAACCTGGCGGCCTCGAGCGCGCCCGGCGCCACGCTCACGGTGCACGTGCCGGGGCAGGGCACGTTCGCCGGAGCGGCGGGTATGCGCGACATCGCCGGCGGCCTGCCAGTGCTCCCACGCACGCGCTTCAGGGTGGGCAGCATCACCAAGGCGTTCGCGGCGGCGGCGCTGCTGCGCTTCGTGGAGCAAGGCGACTTGGAACTCGGCGACTCGCCCGGCGCGTTGCTGCCAGACCTCGGGCTAGACCCGACCATCACGTTCCAGCAGGTGCTGTCGCACACCGCAGGTCTCTTCAACTTCACGGACGACCGCGGCTTCCTGGCCTTGAGTCGTGAGGCTTGGGAGCCGGAGGAGATCGTGGACTGGTCGCTCATGCACGGGCCGGTGGGCGCCCCAGGAGAGCGCTACCTCTACTCCAACACGGGCTTCTACGTGGTGGGCTTGGCGCTCGAAGAGCTGAGTGGCCAGCCCTTTCACGAGCACGTCCGGGACGTGGTGCTCGACCCGCTCGCGCTGAGCGACACCTCCGAGGAGCAGCACGAGGGCCGTGACTGCGGCATGAGCGAGGGCTACGTCGTCACCGGGGCTGCGGCCACCGACGACATCGACATGAGCTGGACCTGGGCGGCGGGCGGCTTGGTCAGCACGGGTGTGGACCTGTGCCGCTGGGCGGAGGCGCTCTACCGCGGCGACTTCCTGAGCCCCGCGTCACGCGCCGCGCTGCTCGAGTGGACGCCACAGTCCATCGACGCGTCGGACCCGTATGGCTTGGCCACCCAGCGCGCCACGCGCGGAGGCCACCAGGTGGTGGGCCACACGGGCAGCACCATGGGCTTCAAGGGCGAGCTGTTCATCGACCTCGAGACCGGCGTGTGCGTGGCCGTCTTGCTGAACGACTTCGTCTCGACTCCGAGCGCGATTTCCCAGCCCGCGTGGACGGCCGTCTTCGACGCGCTCGCGCCCTGA